Proteins from a genomic interval of Siniperca chuatsi isolate FFG_IHB_CAS linkage group LG10, ASM2008510v1, whole genome shotgun sequence:
- the ddost gene encoding dolichyl-diphosphooligosaccharide--protein glycosyltransferase 48 kDa subunit produces the protein MASLTADVQANRSGSLSSSKKRTGMMTKSNVLLFVSLASMLHCAFADDKTLVLLDNLNIRDTHSIFFRSLADRGFDITFKTADDPSLSLIKYGQFLYDHLIIFSPSVEDFGGNINVETITSFIDGGGNVLVAASSDIGDPLRELGSECGIEFDEEKTAVIDHHNYDVSDPGEHTLIVADPENLLKAPTIVGKPTNKPVLFKGVGMVADPENPLVLDILTGSSTSYSFFPDRPISQYPHAVGKNTLLIAGLQARNNARVVFSGSLDFFSDAFFNSAVQKATPGSQRHEQTGNMELAEALSRWVFKEAGVLRVGAVTHHPVGETTPPAAYTITDLVEYSIVIEMLSEGRWVPFDGDDIQLEFVRIDPFVRTYLKKNGGKYSVQFKLPDVYGVFQFKVDYNRLGYTHLYSSTQVSVRPLQHTQYERFIPSAFPYYASVFSMMAGLFVFSIVFLHMKEKEKSD, from the exons ATGGCGTCGTTGACAGCAGACGTGCAGGCGAACCGGTCCGGTTCTTTATCATCGTCCAAAAAACGAACAGGAATGATGACCAAAAGCAATGTTCTTTTATTCGTTTCGTTAGCCTCCATGTTGCATTGTGCTTTTGCTGACGACAAAACGTTGGTTCTGCTGGACAACCTCAACATCAGAGACACCCATTCAATCTTCTTCCGCAGTCTGGCAG ATCGTGGCTTTGACATCACATTCAAGACAGCTGATGATCCCTCCCTATCTCTGATCAAATATGGCCAGTTCCTGTATGACCATTTAATCATCTTTTCACCATCAGTTGAGG ACTTTGGAGGAAATATAAATGTGGAGACTATTACATCCTTTATTGATGGTGGAGGCAATGTCCTGGTTGCTGCCAGTTCAGATATTG GTGACCCTCTGAGGGAGCTGGGCAGTGAGTGTGGCATTGAGTTTGATGAGGAAAAGACTGCTGTCATTGACCATCACAACTATGATGTGTCTGACCCCGGAGAG CACACCCTGATTGTTGCTGATCCAGAGAACCTGCTGAAAGCTCCAACTATTGTCGGCAAACCCACCAATAAACCTGTTTTATTCAAGGGTGTTGG CATGGTGGCAGACCCAGAGAACCCTCTTGTCCTGGACATCCTTACTGGCTCTTCTACTTCCTACTCCTTTTTCCCTGACAGACCCATCTCTCAG TACCCCCATGCTGTTGGCAAGAACACCCTGCTGATCGCCGGCCTTCAGGCCAGAAACAACGCCAGAGTGGTTTTCAGCGGCTCCCTGGACTTCTTTAGTGATGCCTTCTTCAACTCAGCTGTGCAGAAAGCCACGCCTGGCTCCCAGAG GCACGAGCAGACAGGGAACATGGAGCTGGCCGAGGCTCTGTCTCGCTGGGTGTTCAAGGAGGCTGGAGTCCTCAGGGTGGGAGCTGTTACCCATCATCCAGTGGGAGAGACCACTCCCCCTGCGGCATACACAATCACCGACCTTGTG GAGTACAGCATTGTCATTGAGATGTTGTCCGAGGGCCGCTGGGTTCCCTTCGACGGAGATGATATTCAGCTTGAGTTTGTGAGGATAGATCCCTTCGTCAGGACTTATCTCAAGAAAAATG GAGGTAAATATAGCGTCCAGTTCAAGCTGCCTGATGTGTACGGAGTCTTCCAGTTCAAGGTGGACTACAACCGACTGGGATACACGCATCTCTACTCCTCCACTCAG GTATCCGTCCGTCCCCTGCAGCACACTCAGTACGAGCGCTTCATCCCCTCAGCCTTCCCATACTATGCCAGCGTCTTCTCCATGATGGCAGGACTCTTTGTCTTCAGCATAGTCTTCCTGCacatgaaagagaaggagaagtcAGACTAA